A stretch of the Aegilops tauschii subsp. strangulata cultivar AL8/78 chromosome 4, Aet v6.0, whole genome shotgun sequence genome encodes the following:
- the LOC109768019 gene encoding omega-amidase, chloroplastic: MRAAATSTAFSLLSPSRLRTSAPTTTSLPYRRRPRIAAMATAAASFRPEAARSPPAVEPPAPPLSKFKVALCQLSVTADKARNIARARAAIESAAADGAKLVLLPEIWNGPYSNDSFPEYAEDIEAGGDAAPSFSMMSDVARSLQITLVGGSISERSGNSLYNTCCVFGSDGKLKGKHRKVHLFDIDIPGKITFQESKTLTAGQDLTIVDTDVGRIGIGICYDIRFQELAMLYAARGAHLLCYPGAFNMTTGPLHWELLQRARAADNQLFVATCAPARDTSSSYVAWGHSTLVGPFGEVIATIEHDEATIIAEIDYSLIEQRRQFLPLRHQRRGDLYQLVDVQGSGSK, encoded by the exons ATGAGAGCCGCGGCCACATCCACAGCCTTCTCCCTCCTCTCGCCCTCCCGCCTCCGGACCTCCGCTCCCACCACCACCAGCCTCCCCTACCGCCGTCGTCCCcgcatcgccgccatggccaccgccgccgcctccttccgCCCGGAGGCCGCGCGCTCGCCCCCCGCCGTCGAGCCCCCGGCCCCGCCGCTCTCCAAG TTCAAGGTGGCGCTGTGCCAGCTCTCGGTGACGGCGGACAAGGCTCGCAACATCGCGCGCGCCCGCGCCGCCATCGAGTCCGCCGCGGCCGACGGCGCCAAGCTCGTGCTCCTCCCG GAGATATGGAACGGTCCATATTCAAATGACAGCTTTCCGGAGTATGCTGAGGACATTGAGGCTGGTGGCGATGCAGCTCCTTCATTTTCAATGATGTCTGATGTTGCTCGCAGCTTGCAAATTACTCTTGTTGGTGGATCCATATCAGAACGTTCTGGTAACAGCTTGTACAATACATGCTGCGTCTTTGGTTCAGATGGCAAGCTTAAGGGTAAACATAGAAAG GTCCATCTTTTTGATATTGATATTCCAGGAAAGATTACATTCCAGGAATCAAAAACCCTTACTGCTGGGCAGGATCTTACTATTGTTGACACAG ATGTAGGCCGAATTGGTATAGGCATTTGCTATGACATTCGTTTCCAGGAATTGGCAATGTTGTATGCTGCAAGAG GTGCTCATTTGCTATGCTATCCTGGTGCTTTCAACATGACTACTGGACCATTGCACTGGGAGTTGCTTCAACGCGCAAG GGCTGCTGACAACCAG CTTTTTGTGGCAACCTGTGCTCCAGCTCGAGATACTAGTTCAAGCTATGTTGCTTGGGGACATTCCACTCTTGTTGGACCG TTTGGTGAGGTGATCGCCACAATTGAGCATGATGAAGCAACTATAATAGCTGAGATTGATTATTCATTGATTGAGCAGAGGAG GCAATTTCTTCCTCTGCGACACCAACGACGTGGAGATCTCTATCAGTTGGTAGATGTCCAGGGATCGGGCTCCAAGTAG